A genomic region of Arachis hypogaea cultivar Tifrunner chromosome 5, arahy.Tifrunner.gnm2.J5K5, whole genome shotgun sequence contains the following coding sequences:
- the LOC112802940 gene encoding UDP-glycosyltransferase 1-like: MKNDAIVLYPALDRGHFLSMLELANLIATHHPSLSIIFLISTPPTPTTIQKQCLSALSTAATSITFLHLPPVTLPADLHPHILCIELSRRSNHNLHQLLHSISKTSTIKAIVLDFMNSTAATQVTNRLNIPTYFYFTSCASSLSTILHFPTLHETTTTSFKDFPMQIQIPGLPRISTDDYPDLTKDRESSIYRVFLDISKTMRDSDGIIVNTCDAIEARAIRALSNKEMNNKTPELFCIGPIISNTCENDEKGCLSWLDSQPSQSVVLLSFGSLGTFSKKQLKEIAMGLEKSKQRFLWVVRGEAESDNSEPSLNELLPEGFLERTKEKGMVVKDWAPQAAILSHDSVGGFVTHCGWNSILEAVCEGVPMVAWPLYAEQKMNRVIMVREMKVGLEVKEDKDGFVSASELEERVNELMDSDRGKEIRQRIFKMRIGAVEAKDEGGSSRLALNRLVQLWKST; this comes from the exons ATGAAGAACGACGCCATTGTTCTTTACCCAGCTCTCGATAGAGGCCATTTCCTTTCCATGCTTGAGCTTGCAAACCTCATTGCCACTCACCACCCTTCCCTCTCCATCATCTTCCTCATTTCTACACCACCGACACCCACCACCATCCAAAAACAATGTCTCTCCGCCCTCTCCACCGCTGCGACCTCCATCACCTTCCTCCACCTCCCTCCAGTCACTCTCCCCGCCGACCTCCACCCACACATCCTCTGCATCGAACTCTCTCGCCGCAGCAACCACAACCTTCACCAACTCCTCCACTCCATTTCCAAAACCTCCACCATCAAAGCCATTGTTTTGGACTTCATGAACTCCACCGCCGCTACGCAAGTCACCAACAGGCTCAATATCCCTACCTACTTTTACTTCACTTCATGTGCTTCCTCTCTCTCCACTATCCTTCATTTTCCAACTCTTCACGAAACCACCACAACATCCTTCAAGGATTTTCCCATGCAGATTCAAATTCCTGGGCTACCCAGAATTTCTACCGATGACTACCCCGATTTAACTAAGGATCGTGAGAGTAGCATTTACCGTGTTTTCCTTGACATATCCAAGACCATGAGAGACAGCGATGGGATCATCGTCAACACCTGCGACGCCATTGAAGCAAGAGCTATAAGAGCTTTGAGTAACAAAGAAATGAATAACAAGACACCAGAACTATTCTGCATCGGACCCAT aatttCGAACACGTGCGAGAATGATGAGAAAGGGTGCCTGAGTTGGCTCGACTCGCAGCCGAGTCAGAGCGTGGTGCTGCTGAGTTTTGGAAGCTTGGGAACGTTCTCGAAGAAGCAGTTGAAGGAGATAGCTATGGGGTTGGAGAAGAGCAAGCAGAGATTCTTGTGGGTGGTGAGGGGTGAAGCTGAGTCAGATAACTCGGAACCGAGTCTGAACGAGTTGTTGCCGGAAGGGTTCTTGGAGAGAACAAAGGAGAAGGGAATGGTGGTTAAGGATTGGGCCCCACAGGCAGCGATACTGAGTCATGACTCGGTGGGTGGGTTTGTGACTCACTGCGGTTGGAACTCGATCTTGGAGGCTGTTTGTGAAGGAGTGCCAATGGTGGCGTGGCCTCTTTATGCAGAGCAAAAGATGAACAGAGTGATTATGGTGCGAGAAATGAAGGTTGGTTTGGAGGTGAAGGAGGATAAAGATGGGTTCGTGAGTGCAAGTGAGTTGGAGGAGCGAGTTAATGAGTTGATGGACTCGGACAGAGGGAAAGAGATTCGACAGAGAATCTTCAAGATGAGAATCGGTGCTGTGGAAGCAAAGGATGAAGGTGGATCTTCTCGTCTTGCTTTGAACAGGTTGGTTCAGCTTTGGAAGTCAACTTGA
- the LOC112802941 gene encoding DEAD-box ATP-dependent RNA helicase 35 → MEEEDDYVEYVPVAKRRAMEAQKILQRKGQASAATDADFEKLRVAETKPSLLVKASQLKREQPEISATEQIVQQEKEMIENLSDRKTLMSVRELAKGITYTEPLLTGWKPPLQVRRMSKKECDLIRKQWHIIVDGEDIPPPIKNFKDMRFPEPVLKKLKAKGIVQPTPIQVQGLPVILSGRDMIGIAFTGSGKTLVFVLPMIMVAMQEEIMMPIAPGEGPFGLIICPSRELARQTYEVVEQFLIPLKEAGYPELRPLLCIGGVDMRSQLEIVKKGVHIVVATPGRLKDMLAKKKMNLDNCRYLTLDEADRLVDLGFEDDIREVFDHFKAQRQTLLFSATMPTKIQNFARSALVKPIIVNVGRAGAANLDVIQEVEYVKQEAKIVYLLECLQKTPPPVLIFCENKADVDDIHEYLLLKGVEAVAIHGGKDQEERENAISAFKAGKKDVLVATDVASKGLDFPDIQHVINYDMPAEIENYVHRIGRTGRCGKTGIATTFINKNQSETTLLDLKHLLQEAKQRIPPVLAELNDPMEDNDAITDISGVKGCAYCGGLGHRIRDCPKLEHQKSMAIANNRKDYFGSGGYRGEI, encoded by the coding sequence ATGGAAGAAGAAGACGATTATGTTGAGTATGTGCCTGTGGCCAAGCGTCGTGCCATGGAAGCTCAGAAGATTCTCCAGCGCAAGGGTCAGGCATCTGCTGCCACCGATGCTGATTTCGAGAAACTAAGAGTAGCTGAAACTAAGCCCAGTCTTCTAGTTAAGGCTTCACAGTTGAAACGAGAGCAGCCTGAGATTAGTGCAACAGAACAGATTGTTCAACAAGAGAAGGAAATGATTGAGAACTTGTCAGATAGAAAGACCCTTATGTCTGTTCGTGAATTGGCTAAGGGGATTACTTATACAGAACCATTGCTTACCGGGTGGAAGCCACCTTTGCAGGTGAGAAGGATGTCTAAAAAAGAATGTGACTTGATTCGCAAGCAGTGGCATATAATAGTTGATGGTGAAGATATCCCACCTCCAATTAAGAATTTTAAGGATATGCGGTTTCCTGAGCCGGTTTTGAAGAAATTAAAAGCTAAGGGAATTGTGCAACCGACACCCATTCAGGTGCAAGGCCTTCCTGTTATCTTATCTGGGAGGGATATGATTGGGATTGCTTTCACAGGCTCAGGAAAAACCCTGGTATTTGTGCTGCCAATGATCATGGTAGCAATGCAGGAGGAAATCATGATGCCTATTGCTCCTGGAGAAGGTCCATTCGGTTTGATAATTTGTCCTTCACGAGAACTGGCTCGGCAGACTTATGAAGTGGTTGAACAGTTCTTGATACCTTTGAAGGAAGCTGGATATCCGGAGCTCAGGCCTTTGCTATGCATCGGTGGAGTGGATATGAGATCACAGCTTGAGATTGTGAAGAAGGGTGTCCATATTGTTGTTGCCACTCCTGGTAGATTGAAGGATATGTTGGCCAAGAAGAAAATGAATCTTGATAATTGCAGGTATTTAACATTAGATGAGGCTGATCGATTGGTAGATTTAGGATTTGAAGACGACATAAGAGAAGTTTTTGATCACTTCAAAGCTCAAAGGCAGACTCTGTTATTTTCTGCCACTATGCCTACAAAAATTCAGAACTTCGCCAGAAGTGCTTTGGTGAAACCTATTATTGTCAATGTGGGACGGGCTGGGGCAGCAAATCTTGATGTGATCCAAGAGGTAGAGTATGTAAAGCAAGAGGCGAAAATCGTTTATCTCCTTGAGTGCCTTCAAAAAACCCCACCTCCTGTTCTGATATTCTGTGAGAATAAGGCTGATGTCGATGACATTCATGAATATCTTCTCTTGAAAGGAGTGGAAGCAGTGGCTATTCATGGAGGCAAGGAtcaggaagagagagagaatgcgATTTCGGCTTTTAAGGCTGGAAAGAAAGATGTGTTGGTAGCAACTGATGTTGCATCCAAAGGTTTGGATTTTCCAGATATTCAGCATGTCATCAACTACGACATGCCAGCTGAAATTGAAAATTATGTCCATAGGATTGGTCGAACAGGAAGATGTGGCAAGACCGGTATAGCTACAACATTCATTAACAAGAACCAGAGTGAGACAACATTGCTTGATTTGAAGCACCTCTTGCAAGAAGCAAAACAAAGAATACCTCCAGTTTTGGCTGAGCTGAATGATCCAATGGAAGACAATGATGCAATCACAGACATAAGTGGGGTGAAGGGATGTGCTTACTGTGGTGGTCTTGGTCATCGTATCCGTGATTGTCCCAAATTGGAACATCAGAAGAGCATGGCAATTGCAAATAATAGAAAGGATTATTTTGGTTCTGGAGGTTATAGGGGTGAAATTTGA